The following are from one region of the Centropristis striata isolate RG_2023a ecotype Rhode Island chromosome 19, C.striata_1.0, whole genome shotgun sequence genome:
- the pax8 gene encoding paired box protein Pax-8 isoform X1 yields MSNNAGRGHGGLNQLGGMFVNGRPLPEVIRQRIVDMAHQGVRPCDISRQLRVSHGCVSKILGRYYETGSIKPGVIGGSKPKVATPKVVDKIAEYKRQNPTMFAWEIRDRLLAEGVCDSDTVPSVSSINRIIRTKVQQPFNLPLDGKGLSPGQTLIPSSAVTPPESPQSDSLGSTYSINGLLGIPQPSTEGKRSHDDSDQESCRHSVDSQGSGGVPRKQMRVDHFSAGTQHLDCGFDRHHYASDSFGSASSSKTEQTLYPLSLINGSLDETKTSLSSSGSAIGRNLTAHQSYTMVTEPLQSLPLCLKQEMSPEVTSTSPSPNMAACNLAFVELQALQKPISVSGSSCSSNSSHFPNAFNSFSHHAPVYGQFSSQSIISGNEGRDMVSSTLPGYPPHIPSPAQSGYSSSAITGMVAAGTDYSGQTYSHSPYSYSEAWRFTNSSILGSPYYYSTASRTAPPSAAAYDHL; encoded by the exons ATGTCCAACAACGCTGGAAGAG GTCATGGGGGTCTTAACCAACTAGGTGGAATGTTTGTTAATGGACGTCCACTCCCGGAGGTGATCCGGCAACGCATCGTTGACATGGCCCACCAAGGGGTTCGACCCTGCGACATCTCCCGGCAGCTCCGAGTCAGCCACGGCTGCGTCAGCAAGATCCTGGGACG GTACTATGAGACAGGCAGCATCAAGCCCGGTGTGATCGGCGGCTCCAAGCCCAAGGTGGCCACCCCGAAGGTCGTGGATAAGATCGCAGAGTACAAGAGGCAGAATCCCACCATGTTCGCCTGGGAAATCAGGGACAGACTGCTGGCAGAGGGAGTGTGTGACAGCGACACAGTGCCCAGCGTGAGCTCCATTAACAG aaTAATTCGAACGAAGGTCCAGCAGCCGTTCAATCTGCCTCTGGATGGAAAAGGCCTGAGTCCAGGACAAACCTTGA tcccGAGTTCAGCCGTCACCCCTCCCGAGTCCCCGCAGTCTGACTCTTTGGGCTCCACCTACTCCATCAACGGCTTGTTGGGGATCCCCCAACCCAGCACCGAGGGCAAGAGGAGCCACGATGACA GTGATCAAGAGAGCTGTCGGCACAGCGTGGACTCTCAGGGCAGCGGAGGCGTCCCGAGGAAACAGATGAGAGTGGACCACTTCTCCGCAGGCACTCAACATCTGGACTGTGGGTTTGATCGTCACCACTACGCCTCAGACTCTTTCGGCTCCGCCTCGAGCAGTAAGACAGAGCAG ACTTTGTACCCGCTCTCCCTCATCAATGGCAGCCTAGACGAGACCAAGACCAGCCTCTCATCATCCGGCTCCGCTATTGGACGGAATCTGACGGCGCACCAGAGCTACACCATGGTGACCG AGCCGCTACAGTCCCTGCCGCTCTGTCTAAAACAGGAAATGTCCCCAGAAGTGACCAGCACAAGCCCCTCCCCGAACATGGCGGCGTGCAACCTGGCGTTCGTGGAGCTGCAGGCGCTGCAGAAGCCCATTTCCGTCAgtggcagcagctgcagcagcaactcCAGTCATTTCCCAAACGCCTTCAACTCATTCTCCCATCATGCACCAGTGTATGGGCAGTTCAGCAGTCAGTCTATCATCTCAGGTAATGAAG gGCGTGACATGGTGAGCTCCACCCTGCCAGGCTACCCTCCTCACATCCCCTCCCCCGCCCAGTCAGGATACTCCTCCTCTGCCATCACAGGCATGGTCGCAGCAG GCACAGACTACTCGGGTCAGACCTACAGCCATTCGCCCTACTCCTACAGTGAAGCCTGGAGGTTCACCAACTCCAGCATACTGG GTTCACCCTATTATTACAGCACGGCCTCCCGCACCGCTCCACCCTCTGCAGCCGCGTACGACCACCTTTAG
- the pax8 gene encoding paired box protein Pax-8 isoform X2 has translation MSNNAGRGHGGLNQLGGMFVNGRPLPEVIRQRIVDMAHQGVRPCDISRQLRVSHGCVSKILGRYYETGSIKPGVIGGSKPKVATPKVVDKIAEYKRQNPTMFAWEIRDRLLAEGVCDSDTVPSVSSINRIIRTKVQQPFNLPLDGKGLSPGQTLIPSSAVTPPESPQSDSLGSTYSINGLLGIPQPSTEGKRSHDDSDQESCRHSVDSQGSGGVPRKQMRVDHFSAGTQHLDCGFDRHHYASDSFGSASSSKTEQTLYPLSLINGSLDETKTSLSSSGSAIGRNLTAHQSYTMVTEPLQSLPLCLKQEMSPEVTSTSPSPNMAACNLAFVELQALQKPISVSGSSCSSNSSHFPNAFNSFSHHAPVYGQFSSQSIISGRDMVSSTLPGYPPHIPSPAQSGYSSSAITGMVAAGTDYSGQTYSHSPYSYSEAWRFTNSSILGSPYYYSTASRTAPPSAAAYDHL, from the exons ATGTCCAACAACGCTGGAAGAG GTCATGGGGGTCTTAACCAACTAGGTGGAATGTTTGTTAATGGACGTCCACTCCCGGAGGTGATCCGGCAACGCATCGTTGACATGGCCCACCAAGGGGTTCGACCCTGCGACATCTCCCGGCAGCTCCGAGTCAGCCACGGCTGCGTCAGCAAGATCCTGGGACG GTACTATGAGACAGGCAGCATCAAGCCCGGTGTGATCGGCGGCTCCAAGCCCAAGGTGGCCACCCCGAAGGTCGTGGATAAGATCGCAGAGTACAAGAGGCAGAATCCCACCATGTTCGCCTGGGAAATCAGGGACAGACTGCTGGCAGAGGGAGTGTGTGACAGCGACACAGTGCCCAGCGTGAGCTCCATTAACAG aaTAATTCGAACGAAGGTCCAGCAGCCGTTCAATCTGCCTCTGGATGGAAAAGGCCTGAGTCCAGGACAAACCTTGA tcccGAGTTCAGCCGTCACCCCTCCCGAGTCCCCGCAGTCTGACTCTTTGGGCTCCACCTACTCCATCAACGGCTTGTTGGGGATCCCCCAACCCAGCACCGAGGGCAAGAGGAGCCACGATGACA GTGATCAAGAGAGCTGTCGGCACAGCGTGGACTCTCAGGGCAGCGGAGGCGTCCCGAGGAAACAGATGAGAGTGGACCACTTCTCCGCAGGCACTCAACATCTGGACTGTGGGTTTGATCGTCACCACTACGCCTCAGACTCTTTCGGCTCCGCCTCGAGCAGTAAGACAGAGCAG ACTTTGTACCCGCTCTCCCTCATCAATGGCAGCCTAGACGAGACCAAGACCAGCCTCTCATCATCCGGCTCCGCTATTGGACGGAATCTGACGGCGCACCAGAGCTACACCATGGTGACCG AGCCGCTACAGTCCCTGCCGCTCTGTCTAAAACAGGAAATGTCCCCAGAAGTGACCAGCACAAGCCCCTCCCCGAACATGGCGGCGTGCAACCTGGCGTTCGTGGAGCTGCAGGCGCTGCAGAAGCCCATTTCCGTCAgtggcagcagctgcagcagcaactcCAGTCATTTCCCAAACGCCTTCAACTCATTCTCCCATCATGCACCAGTGTATGGGCAGTTCAGCAGTCAGTCTATCATCTCAG gGCGTGACATGGTGAGCTCCACCCTGCCAGGCTACCCTCCTCACATCCCCTCCCCCGCCCAGTCAGGATACTCCTCCTCTGCCATCACAGGCATGGTCGCAGCAG GCACAGACTACTCGGGTCAGACCTACAGCCATTCGCCCTACTCCTACAGTGAAGCCTGGAGGTTCACCAACTCCAGCATACTGG GTTCACCCTATTATTACAGCACGGCCTCCCGCACCGCTCCACCCTCTGCAGCCGCGTACGACCACCTTTAG
- the pax8 gene encoding paired box protein Pax-8 isoform X3 — MSNNAGRGHGGLNQLGGMFVNGRPLPEVIRQRIVDMAHQGVRPCDISRQLRVSHGCVSKILGRYYETGSIKPGVIGGSKPKVATPKVVDKIAEYKRQNPTMFAWEIRDRLLAEGVCDSDTVPSVSSINRIIRTKVQQPFNLPLDGKGLSPGQTLIPSSAVTPPESPQSDSLGSTYSINGLLGIPQPSTEGKRSHDDSDQESCRHSVDSQGSGGVPRKQMRVDHFSAGTQHLDCGFDRHHYASDSFGSASSSKTEQTLYPLSLINGSLDETKTSLSSSGSAIGRNLTAHQSYTMVTEPLQSLPLCLKQEMSPEVTSTSPSPNMAACNLAFVELQALQKPISVSGSSCSSNSSHFPNAFNSFSHHAPVYGQFSSQSIISGRDMVSSTLPGYPPHIPSPAQSGYSSSAITGMVAADYSGQTYSHSPYSYSEAWRFTNSSILGSPYYYSTASRTAPPSAAAYDHL, encoded by the exons ATGTCCAACAACGCTGGAAGAG GTCATGGGGGTCTTAACCAACTAGGTGGAATGTTTGTTAATGGACGTCCACTCCCGGAGGTGATCCGGCAACGCATCGTTGACATGGCCCACCAAGGGGTTCGACCCTGCGACATCTCCCGGCAGCTCCGAGTCAGCCACGGCTGCGTCAGCAAGATCCTGGGACG GTACTATGAGACAGGCAGCATCAAGCCCGGTGTGATCGGCGGCTCCAAGCCCAAGGTGGCCACCCCGAAGGTCGTGGATAAGATCGCAGAGTACAAGAGGCAGAATCCCACCATGTTCGCCTGGGAAATCAGGGACAGACTGCTGGCAGAGGGAGTGTGTGACAGCGACACAGTGCCCAGCGTGAGCTCCATTAACAG aaTAATTCGAACGAAGGTCCAGCAGCCGTTCAATCTGCCTCTGGATGGAAAAGGCCTGAGTCCAGGACAAACCTTGA tcccGAGTTCAGCCGTCACCCCTCCCGAGTCCCCGCAGTCTGACTCTTTGGGCTCCACCTACTCCATCAACGGCTTGTTGGGGATCCCCCAACCCAGCACCGAGGGCAAGAGGAGCCACGATGACA GTGATCAAGAGAGCTGTCGGCACAGCGTGGACTCTCAGGGCAGCGGAGGCGTCCCGAGGAAACAGATGAGAGTGGACCACTTCTCCGCAGGCACTCAACATCTGGACTGTGGGTTTGATCGTCACCACTACGCCTCAGACTCTTTCGGCTCCGCCTCGAGCAGTAAGACAGAGCAG ACTTTGTACCCGCTCTCCCTCATCAATGGCAGCCTAGACGAGACCAAGACCAGCCTCTCATCATCCGGCTCCGCTATTGGACGGAATCTGACGGCGCACCAGAGCTACACCATGGTGACCG AGCCGCTACAGTCCCTGCCGCTCTGTCTAAAACAGGAAATGTCCCCAGAAGTGACCAGCACAAGCCCCTCCCCGAACATGGCGGCGTGCAACCTGGCGTTCGTGGAGCTGCAGGCGCTGCAGAAGCCCATTTCCGTCAgtggcagcagctgcagcagcaactcCAGTCATTTCCCAAACGCCTTCAACTCATTCTCCCATCATGCACCAGTGTATGGGCAGTTCAGCAGTCAGTCTATCATCTCAG gGCGTGACATGGTGAGCTCCACCCTGCCAGGCTACCCTCCTCACATCCCCTCCCCCGCCCAGTCAGGATACTCCTCCTCTGCCATCACAGGCATGGTCGCAGCAG ACTACTCGGGTCAGACCTACAGCCATTCGCCCTACTCCTACAGTGAAGCCTGGAGGTTCACCAACTCCAGCATACTGG GTTCACCCTATTATTACAGCACGGCCTCCCGCACCGCTCCACCCTCTGCAGCCGCGTACGACCACCTTTAG